Proteins encoded in a region of the uncultured Paludibaculum sp. genome:
- a CDS encoding BON domain-containing protein, translated as MKSTKVLIGGTLTALLWMTPVFAQQQDEDPVAAAQRTQTPQSVLRMARDVEKSILSLTDYGVFDSITYQIKDYTVVLKGFASRPILKDSAEKVVRKVEGVTDVVNEIKVLSLSPNDDRIRARVYAAIYYHPMLSRYNPGRGVPVWFSPARVAGGITNDPPIGWHPIHIIVNNGNVTLDGVVDNAADQQVAGMQANSVSGVFSVENHILVANPSKPKAVKTKK; from the coding sequence ATGAAGAGTACGAAAGTTCTGATCGGTGGGACGCTCACCGCTTTGTTGTGGATGACCCCCGTGTTCGCGCAGCAACAGGACGAGGACCCTGTCGCGGCGGCCCAGCGTACGCAGACCCCACAGTCGGTCTTGCGCATGGCGCGCGACGTGGAGAAGTCGATTCTGTCGCTCACCGATTATGGTGTCTTCGACAGTATTACCTATCAGATCAAAGATTACACGGTGGTCCTGAAGGGTTTTGCGTCTCGTCCGATTTTGAAGGACTCGGCGGAAAAGGTGGTGAGGAAAGTGGAAGGCGTGACCGATGTAGTGAACGAGATCAAGGTCTTGTCGCTGTCGCCGAATGATGACCGCATTCGTGCTCGGGTCTATGCCGCCATCTACTACCACCCCATGCTCAGCCGTTACAATCCCGGCCGCGGCGTGCCGGTGTGGTTCAGCCCGGCGCGTGTCGCCGGTGGCATCACCAACGATCCGCCCATCGGTTGGCATCCCATCCACATCATCGTGAACAACGGCAATGTGACCCTGGATGGTGTTGTCGACAACGCCGCCGATCAGCAGGTCGCCGGAATGCAGGCCAACAGCGTGTCGGGTGTCTTCTCGGTGGAGAATCACATCCTGGTGGCCAACCCCTCCAAGCCGAAAGCAGTCAAGACGAAGAAGTAA
- a CDS encoding cytosine permease, with translation MLPDYLSKAVPNPASNRAPWYKNTAPSYAGIFLWIAFYNSIAAGTITRGTLTVCLLALAAAGLLSYGLFYYVPATLGMKTGYPLYVIGSSTFGTRGGYFMPGLLMGVLQVGWLGVGTFFATKFILAALAIEAGPGSLPFIITGVLWGYTMASIGVLGLQYVARVATFLNFIPLVMILVVFVKVSPGVSAHVPSEPNTFIAFTLLLQIVIGFFATAGAAGTDFGSNSRNAGDVKWGGLVGIVAAVLVAGGLPLVSVAGARVLMPNVTSYNYDAVVAGIGGPLATAMFFLFTLASIPPACFSSFIAGNSFSTMLPGVPRVGSTMAGMTVAIILAVTGVAENLVSFFTIVGASFGPICGAMAADYFLSGRKWAGPREGINWAGYGAWAVGFLVGLIPFLPVSKDVQELAQPAVVYSFLTGFVVYWGLAKAGLEPKTLAMPR, from the coding sequence ATGCTGCCTGACTACCTCTCCAAAGCCGTACCCAACCCCGCCTCGAACCGGGCCCCGTGGTACAAGAACACCGCTCCCAGTTACGCGGGCATCTTCCTCTGGATCGCCTTCTACAACTCCATTGCCGCCGGCACCATCACGCGCGGCACGCTCACTGTGTGCCTGCTGGCCCTGGCCGCGGCCGGGCTCCTGAGCTACGGGCTGTTCTACTACGTGCCGGCCACCCTCGGCATGAAGACAGGCTACCCGCTCTACGTCATCGGCAGTTCCACCTTCGGGACGCGTGGCGGCTACTTCATGCCCGGGCTGCTGATGGGTGTTCTGCAGGTGGGCTGGCTGGGCGTCGGCACGTTCTTCGCGACCAAGTTCATCCTGGCCGCGCTGGCCATCGAGGCCGGGCCCGGCAGCTTGCCGTTCATCATCACCGGAGTGCTGTGGGGCTACACCATGGCCTCCATCGGCGTGCTGGGCCTGCAATACGTCGCTCGCGTGGCCACATTTCTGAACTTCATCCCGCTGGTGATGATCCTCGTGGTCTTCGTGAAGGTCTCGCCGGGCGTCTCGGCGCACGTGCCTTCCGAGCCCAACACCTTCATCGCCTTCACTCTGCTGCTGCAGATCGTGATCGGCTTCTTTGCCACCGCCGGAGCGGCGGGTACCGACTTCGGCAGCAATTCGCGCAACGCCGGCGACGTCAAATGGGGCGGTCTGGTGGGCATCGTTGCCGCCGTTCTGGTCGCCGGTGGGCTCCCGCTGGTTTCGGTCGCCGGCGCCCGCGTGCTGATGCCCAACGTCACCAGCTACAACTACGACGCCGTTGTGGCCGGCATCGGCGGACCGCTGGCCACCGCCATGTTCTTCCTCTTCACACTCGCCTCCATTCCGCCGGCCTGCTTCTCCTCATTCATTGCCGGCAACAGCTTCTCCACGATGCTGCCGGGTGTGCCGCGCGTGGGTTCCACCATGGCCGGCATGACCGTCGCCATCATCCTCGCCGTCACGGGCGTGGCGGAGAACCTGGTGAGTTTCTTCACCATCGTCGGCGCTTCCTTCGGACCCATCTGTGGAGCCATGGCCGCCGATTACTTCCTTTCGGGCCGGAAGTGGGCGGGCCCGCGTGAAGGCATCAACTGGGCCGGCTACGGGGCTTGGGCCGTAGGCTTCCTCGTGGGGCTCATTCCGTTCCTGCCGGTCAGCAAGGACGTGCAGGAGTTGGCTCAGCCCGCCGTGGTCTACAGCTTCCTCACGGGCTTTGTCGTGTACTGGGGCCTCGCCAAGGCCGGGCTCGAGCCCAAGACGCTCGCCATGCCGCGCTAA
- a CDS encoding outer membrane beta-barrel protein encodes MFRSRIVSLLTAAGMVTLLSSVAYGQRWEVGAGGGASFYNAKTLTTTSGDISAKFKPGYSFSGYLGQIGGRLGGEVRYSYMSNEMELAGLGKSYTMSGRSQAIHYDVHIYFNKNQEAKIRTYVLAGGGIKQFSGTGSTVPYQPLGNLAVLTNTSQWKPLVTAGAGVRVALSPHMQLRGEVRGYFTEMPTDVITPVSGSLGGWLFDIAPTVSVSYVW; translated from the coding sequence ATGTTTCGTTCCAGGATCGTTTCGCTGTTGACCGCCGCGGGCATGGTTACACTATTGTCGTCAGTGGCATACGGACAACGTTGGGAGGTTGGCGCGGGTGGAGGAGCGTCGTTTTACAACGCCAAGACGTTGACGACGACTTCGGGTGATATCAGCGCCAAATTCAAACCGGGCTATAGCTTCAGTGGCTATCTCGGCCAGATTGGCGGCCGCTTGGGCGGTGAGGTCCGGTATTCGTACATGTCAAACGAGATGGAACTCGCCGGGCTCGGCAAGAGCTACACGATGAGTGGCCGTTCGCAGGCCATCCACTACGACGTTCACATCTACTTCAATAAGAATCAGGAAGCCAAGATCCGCACCTATGTTCTGGCAGGCGGCGGCATCAAACAGTTCTCAGGCACGGGTTCCACGGTGCCGTATCAGCCGCTGGGCAATCTGGCGGTTCTGACGAACACCAGCCAGTGGAAGCCTCTGGTCACCGCCGGCGCCGGCGTTCGTGTCGCCCTGTCACCGCACATGCAGTTGCGCGGAGAAGTGCGCGGCTACTTCACCGAGATGCCGACGGATGTGATTACTCCGGTTTCCGGCAGTCTGGGTGGATGGCTCTTCGACATCGCCCCGACTGTGTCCGTCAGCTACGTCTGGTAA
- a CDS encoding alpha/beta hydrolase, translated as MRFHAAALVLLACAPLPAATDLKDVEFAKPAGVSLTLDGWIPDSAKPQPAVILVHGGGWHAGDKRTYINPWFPTLTDAGIAWFTINYRLSPQWKHPAAAEDIEAAVRWVQANAKKWNIDPKRLALMGESAGGHLVAFVGARGKVKVKAVVDFYGPNDLPLINQQRGKSKNLEDFLPDGSDATYKAASPATYIHKGMPPFLFIHGTADKAVPWQQSPAMCDQMKAAGARCEVLLIEGAPHGVEGMEKNPAWQTWKPKVVEWLRSELR; from the coding sequence ATGAGATTCCACGCCGCTGCCCTTGTCCTGCTTGCCTGCGCTCCGCTGCCAGCCGCCACCGACTTGAAGGATGTCGAGTTCGCCAAGCCGGCTGGCGTGTCGCTGACGCTGGATGGGTGGATCCCGGACAGCGCCAAGCCGCAGCCCGCGGTCATTCTGGTGCATGGCGGTGGATGGCACGCGGGGGACAAGCGGACGTATATCAATCCCTGGTTTCCGACGCTGACGGATGCCGGCATCGCCTGGTTCACCATCAACTACCGGCTGTCGCCACAGTGGAAGCATCCGGCCGCGGCGGAAGATATCGAGGCGGCGGTCCGGTGGGTTCAGGCGAATGCGAAGAAGTGGAACATCGACCCCAAACGCCTTGCGCTGATGGGTGAATCGGCCGGCGGGCACCTGGTGGCGTTCGTCGGCGCGCGCGGCAAGGTGAAGGTGAAAGCCGTGGTCGACTTCTACGGGCCGAACGACCTGCCACTAATCAACCAGCAGCGTGGCAAGTCGAAGAACCTCGAGGACTTTCTGCCCGACGGCAGCGATGCCACCTACAAGGCCGCCTCGCCGGCCACCTATATTCACAAGGGGATGCCGCCGTTCCTGTTCATCCACGGCACGGCGGACAAGGCCGTTCCGTGGCAGCAGTCGCCGGCGATGTGCGATCAGATGAAGGCCGCCGGGGCCCGTTGCGAGGTGCTGCTGATTGAAGGCGCGCCGCACGGGGTGGAAGGAATGGAGAAGAATCCCGCCTGGCAGACGTGGAAACCCAAAGTGGTGGAGTGGCTGCGAAGCGAGCTGCGGTAG
- a CDS encoding UbiD family decarboxylase: MQTKVMPSTLRATDIVDLRSALEFLSTIPGQLVSTREPVDAVAELAGVYRLVGAGTPVAPPTRIGPAMVFESVKGYSMPVVTGVLASRQRTALLLNSTVERLPFDLLDALNHPHRPVVVPASAAPCQEVVLRPPFDLRTLVPAPTNTLKDAGPYFNMGLIRAEDPETGESDVTIHRLCLQGPDLLSVYFVPGRHIDAFRIKAEQRGEALPVSISMGLDPAIYLAACFEPPTTPLGFDELTIAGGLRRRPVELVQCVSVNAQAIARAEIVLEGEILPGERIREDVQSNTGYCMPEFPGYLGRAQPSLPLIRIKAITHRLHPILQTIIGPGEEHVNLVGIPTEASILRLVNDSMPGKLVGVYCHSAGGGKYLAIMQFHKSAPSDEGRQRQAALTAFAAFSELKHVILVDEDVNLHDTNDVLWAMTTRYQGDISTVFIPGVRCHPLDPSQSPDFSPSIPADGTSCKTIFDCTVPYKLKERFRRAEFVDVDLKRFLP; the protein is encoded by the coding sequence ATGCAGACGAAGGTGATGCCGTCCACGTTACGCGCCACCGACATTGTGGACCTGCGCTCGGCTCTCGAATTCCTGTCGACGATCCCCGGCCAGTTGGTCTCCACCCGCGAACCGGTGGATGCCGTGGCCGAACTGGCCGGTGTCTACCGGTTGGTGGGGGCCGGTACCCCGGTGGCACCGCCCACGCGCATCGGGCCTGCCATGGTCTTCGAGTCAGTGAAAGGCTACAGCATGCCGGTGGTCACCGGGGTTCTGGCCAGCCGCCAGCGCACCGCACTGCTGCTCAACAGCACCGTCGAGCGTCTCCCCTTTGACCTGCTGGATGCCCTGAATCACCCGCACCGGCCCGTGGTCGTTCCTGCTTCGGCAGCGCCTTGCCAGGAAGTGGTTCTGCGCCCTCCCTTCGACCTGCGCACCCTCGTTCCCGCGCCCACCAATACCCTGAAAGACGCCGGGCCCTACTTCAACATGGGGCTGATCCGCGCCGAGGATCCCGAGACCGGTGAATCCGACGTCACCATCCACCGTCTCTGCCTGCAAGGGCCAGACCTGCTGAGCGTCTACTTCGTGCCCGGCCGCCACATCGACGCGTTCCGCATCAAGGCCGAGCAGCGCGGTGAGGCCCTGCCGGTCTCCATTAGCATGGGGCTCGATCCGGCCATCTACCTTGCCGCCTGCTTCGAACCGCCCACGACACCGCTGGGCTTCGACGAACTCACCATTGCCGGCGGGTTGCGGCGGCGCCCGGTGGAACTGGTGCAGTGCGTCTCAGTGAATGCCCAGGCGATCGCGCGGGCCGAGATCGTGCTGGAGGGCGAGATCCTGCCGGGCGAGAGGATCCGCGAAGACGTGCAGTCCAATACCGGCTACTGCATGCCGGAGTTTCCGGGCTACCTCGGCAGAGCCCAGCCGTCGCTGCCCTTGATCCGCATTAAAGCCATCACGCACCGCCTGCACCCCATCCTGCAGACCATCATCGGGCCGGGCGAAGAACACGTGAACCTGGTTGGTATCCCCACCGAGGCCAGCATCCTCCGCCTGGTGAACGACAGCATGCCGGGCAAACTGGTGGGCGTCTACTGCCACTCGGCCGGGGGTGGGAAGTACCTTGCGATTATGCAGTTTCACAAGTCCGCGCCTAGCGATGAAGGCCGCCAGCGGCAGGCCGCCCTCACGGCCTTTGCGGCGTTCTCCGAGCTGAAGCACGTGATCCTGGTGGACGAGGACGTGAATCTGCACGACACCAACGATGTTTTGTGGGCGATGACCACGCGCTACCAGGGCGACATCAGCACGGTGTTCATTCCCGGTGTCCGCTGCCACCCGCTGGACCCCTCGCAGTCGCCGGATTTTAGCCCCAGCATTCCCGCCGACGGCACTTCCTGCAAGACCATTTTCGACTGCACGGTGCCCTACAAATTGAAAGAGCGTTTCCGCCGCGCCGAGTTTGTCGACGTCGATCTGAAGCGCTTTCTACCATAG
- a CDS encoding iron-sulfur cluster assembly accessory protein, which yields MITLTPTAVGKVKEILDAQEPKPEGLRISVVGGGCSGFSYSMAFENSPGMLDKTYKYDDLKVFVDQASLLYLDGAEVDYVETLEGSGFKFNNPQVKSTCGCGSSFSV from the coding sequence ATGATTACATTGACCCCAACGGCAGTCGGTAAGGTGAAGGAGATCCTCGACGCGCAGGAACCCAAACCAGAAGGGCTGCGAATCTCGGTGGTCGGCGGCGGCTGCTCGGGCTTCAGCTACTCCATGGCCTTTGAGAACAGCCCGGGTATGCTGGACAAGACGTACAAGTACGACGATCTCAAGGTTTTCGTCGACCAGGCGAGCTTGCTCTACCTGGACGGCGCCGAGGTCGACTACGTCGAAACCCTGGAAGGCTCCGGCTTTAAGTTCAACAATCCGCAGGTGAAGTCGACCTGCGGCTGCGGCTCCAGCTTCAGCGTCTAA
- the murQ gene encoding N-acetylmuramic acid 6-phosphate etherase, whose product MPETSAPGKLDLGHLMTEQVNPASANLDVLPTAEMLAVFNRQDQLVAQAVERELPHIALAVDAIADALRAGGRLFYIGAGTSGRLGVLDASECPPTFNVPPELVVGLIAGGDVALRSAVEGSEDSAQAGRDDLRAHGFSSADVLVGIAASGRTPYVLGAVAYATELGAVTVGVACSPAAPLSAAVRIPIEVLSGPEVVTGSTRLKAGTATKLVLNMLSTGAMVRLGYVYSNLMVNVQPTNEKLQDRAERIVMAISGLNRQEAAAALGASGRNVRLAIVMGKLGLTREQAAARLESCGGRIREAIG is encoded by the coding sequence ATGCCAGAAACGTCCGCACCCGGTAAACTCGATCTCGGCCATCTGATGACGGAGCAGGTCAACCCGGCGTCCGCCAATCTGGACGTCCTGCCAACGGCAGAGATGCTGGCCGTCTTCAACCGCCAGGACCAATTGGTGGCCCAGGCGGTGGAACGCGAGTTGCCCCACATCGCCCTGGCAGTTGACGCCATCGCCGATGCCCTCCGGGCGGGCGGGCGGCTGTTCTACATCGGAGCCGGCACCAGCGGACGCCTTGGAGTTCTGGATGCATCGGAATGCCCGCCCACCTTCAATGTTCCACCCGAATTGGTGGTGGGCCTCATCGCCGGCGGCGACGTGGCACTGCGCAGCGCCGTCGAGGGCAGCGAGGATTCGGCCCAGGCCGGCCGCGACGATCTGCGGGCGCACGGGTTCAGTTCCGCCGACGTGCTAGTGGGCATCGCCGCCAGTGGCCGCACTCCCTACGTGTTGGGAGCCGTCGCCTATGCCACCGAGCTCGGCGCCGTCACCGTGGGCGTCGCATGCTCGCCCGCCGCACCGCTCTCCGCTGCCGTACGCATCCCCATCGAGGTGCTGTCCGGCCCCGAGGTGGTCACCGGCTCCACCCGCCTGAAGGCAGGCACGGCCACGAAGCTGGTTCTGAACATGCTCTCCACCGGCGCGATGGTCCGCCTGGGCTACGTCTATTCCAACCTGATGGTGAACGTCCAGCCGACGAACGAGAAACTGCAGGACCGTGCTGAGCGCATCGTCATGGCCATCAGCGGCCTGAACCGCCAGGAGGCCGCCGCCGCGCTGGGGGCCTCGGGCCGCAACGTGCGGCTGGCCATCGTGATGGGCAAACTCGGGTTGACGCGCGAGCAGGCAGCCGCGCGTCTGGAGTCCTGCGGCGGGCGCATCCGCGAGGCAATCGGGTAG
- a CDS encoding pseudouridine synthase, with the protein METPTHRHLLFYKPYGVLTQFTDESGTGRPTLKDHIPVPSVFAAGRLDADSEGLLLLTSDGALQHRLTDPRFEHPRTYWAQVEGTPTEAALAELRQGVVIQGRKTRPARVRMLDAEPALPPRDPPIRFRRLIPTAWIELILTEGRNRQVRRMTAAAGLPTLRLVRVGIGSLTIDGLAPGEWRDLTDGELKSLNSAGQGSGDGRKKAPAQPPAAQRPEERSAVRRGPVAPGRFRRGQ; encoded by the coding sequence ATGGAAACCCCGACTCATCGCCACCTGCTGTTCTATAAGCCCTACGGCGTACTGACTCAGTTCACGGACGAGAGCGGCACCGGACGGCCCACGCTGAAGGATCACATCCCCGTCCCTTCAGTCTTTGCCGCCGGGCGCCTGGATGCCGACAGCGAGGGGCTGTTACTGCTCACCAGCGACGGAGCGCTGCAGCATCGGCTCACCGATCCGCGGTTCGAGCACCCGCGCACGTATTGGGCTCAGGTGGAGGGGACGCCGACGGAAGCAGCCCTGGCCGAGCTCCGTCAGGGTGTGGTGATTCAGGGCCGCAAGACGCGTCCGGCGCGTGTCAGGATGTTGGACGCCGAGCCGGCGCTGCCGCCGCGCGACCCCCCAATCCGGTTCCGCCGCCTGATCCCGACCGCCTGGATCGAACTGATTCTCACCGAAGGCCGCAACCGTCAGGTGCGCCGGATGACCGCCGCCGCTGGGCTGCCCACACTCCGGCTGGTGCGCGTCGGCATCGGGTCGCTCACCATCGACGGTCTGGCTCCCGGTGAGTGGCGCGACCTGACGGACGGGGAGTTGAAGTCGCTCAACTCGGCCGGCCAGGGTTCAGGGGATGGACGAAAGAAGGCACCCGCGCAGCCGCCGGCGGCGCAGCGCCCGGAGGAACGGTCTGCCGTCCGACGCGGCCCGGTGGCGCCCGGCCGCTTCCGCCGCGGCCAATAA
- a CDS encoding DmsE family decaheme c-type cytochrome, giving the protein MARNCHWNRLLVAAQVFLGVLTASGAPQYVGSTVCKTCHPAIAVDFYRNPHYKTISSGKEPPEKNGCEGCHGPGSEHVAAKGDKSKIAAFSLMQPKQVLDTCLRCHAESLGRANIRRSSHSLASVGCNSCHSIHKAKTGKALLAKEQREVCYGCHGNVRAQFSQPFKHRVNEGFMNCTDCHNPHGANAPNWSMGARPRMVDTGLNNEEPCTKCHTDKRGPFAFEHPAVRVDGCVSCHVPHGSANARMLKRPVVFTVCLECHNGAGSFGRDADGVQLTPPTHNMADPRFRNCTTCHIRIHGSNADQRFLR; this is encoded by the coding sequence ATGGCTCGCAACTGTCACTGGAATAGGCTGCTGGTAGCGGCGCAGGTTTTCCTCGGAGTGCTGACCGCATCCGGGGCGCCGCAGTATGTGGGCAGCACGGTCTGCAAAACGTGCCACCCCGCCATCGCGGTCGATTTCTACCGCAATCCCCACTACAAGACGATCTCGAGCGGCAAGGAACCTCCGGAAAAGAACGGCTGCGAAGGCTGCCATGGACCGGGGAGCGAACACGTGGCGGCGAAAGGCGACAAGTCGAAGATCGCCGCATTCTCGCTGATGCAGCCGAAGCAGGTGTTGGACACGTGCCTGCGCTGCCACGCCGAGAGCCTGGGCCGGGCGAACATCCGGCGCTCGTCGCACTCACTGGCCTCGGTGGGCTGCAACTCCTGCCACTCCATTCATAAGGCGAAGACCGGGAAGGCACTGCTGGCCAAGGAGCAGCGCGAGGTCTGCTACGGCTGCCATGGCAACGTCCGGGCGCAATTTTCGCAGCCCTTCAAGCACCGTGTGAACGAGGGGTTCATGAACTGCACGGACTGCCACAATCCGCACGGCGCCAACGCGCCGAACTGGAGCATGGGTGCGCGGCCGCGCATGGTGGATACGGGGCTCAACAACGAGGAGCCGTGCACGAAATGCCATACGGACAAACGCGGCCCGTTTGCGTTTGAACACCCGGCGGTCCGCGTGGATGGCTGCGTTTCCTGCCACGTGCCGCACGGCTCCGCCAACGCCAGAATGCTGAAGCGGCCCGTTGTCTTCACGGTCTGCCTGGAGTGCCACAACGGCGCGGGCTCGTTTGGCCGCGACGCCGATGGCGTCCAACTCACTCCGCCGACGCACAACATGGCCGATCCCCGCTTCCGGAACTGCACGACATGCCATATCCGCATTCACGGCTCGAATGCCGACCAGAGGTTCCTGCGATGA
- a CDS encoding rhodanese-like domain-containing protein, with product MSHAPGFLAIVNDAKTRVREIDIPGYLEMQAAGTPHILIDTREQSEWAAGHIPSAIHLSKGVIERDIEARIPDHNTTLVLYCGGGFRSALAADNLQKMGYTHCISMDGGWKGWTGRALPVEK from the coding sequence ATGAGCCACGCACCCGGATTCCTCGCCATCGTGAACGACGCCAAGACGCGCGTCCGTGAGATCGACATCCCCGGCTACCTGGAGATGCAAGCAGCCGGAACGCCACACATCCTCATCGACACGCGCGAACAGAGCGAATGGGCGGCCGGCCACATTCCCAGTGCCATTCATCTGAGCAAGGGCGTGATTGAGCGCGACATCGAGGCCAGGATACCGGACCACAACACCACGCTCGTGCTCTATTGCGGCGGAGGCTTTCGCAGCGCCCTGGCAGCCGACAATCTGCAGAAGATGGGCTACACCCACTGCATTTCCATGGACGGCGGCTGGAAAGGTTGGACCGGGCGAGCTCTGCCCGTCGAAAAGTAG
- a CDS encoding sigma-70 family RNA polymerase sigma factor → MSSYTGVLPLPGAGVQATASRQGKTRVDYRKTEEAELVKRVQARDQLAFGEIVDRYQSKVFSIIFGILRNRNDAEDIAQQVFTKVYFSINSFDFRSSLLTWVYKITVNECYDYLRKKKVRKLVYESDFSEDDAVSMERSEPDAAPAADDTLAKRDLVLKLLSKVSEEDRNLMMLKEVEGHSVEELAAMTGMNENTIKVKLFRARQKLLKAAQRLTRGSGARLTAE, encoded by the coding sequence ATGAGCAGCTACACCGGCGTACTTCCGCTTCCCGGTGCCGGGGTACAGGCAACGGCCTCCCGCCAGGGTAAAACGCGAGTGGATTACCGCAAGACCGAAGAAGCTGAACTGGTCAAACGAGTCCAGGCGCGTGACCAACTCGCCTTTGGCGAGATTGTCGACCGCTACCAGTCCAAAGTCTTCTCGATCATCTTCGGAATTCTGCGGAACCGCAACGACGCCGAGGATATTGCCCAACAGGTTTTTACCAAGGTCTACTTCTCGATCAACAGCTTCGACTTCCGCAGCAGCCTGCTCACCTGGGTCTACAAGATCACGGTGAACGAGTGCTACGACTACCTGCGCAAGAAGAAGGTCCGCAAGCTGGTATACGAGAGCGACTTCAGCGAAGACGACGCGGTCAGCATGGAACGCAGCGAACCCGACGCCGCGCCGGCCGCCGACGACACGCTGGCGAAGCGCGACCTGGTGCTCAAGCTTTTGTCAAAGGTTTCCGAGGAAGACCGGAACCTGATGATGTTGAAAGAAGTGGAAGGTCATTCCGTTGAGGAGTTGGCGGCGATGACCGGCATGAACGAGAATACGATCAAGGTAAAGCTTTTTCGCGCGCGCCAGAAATTGTTGAAGGCGGCGCAACGGCTCACTCGGGGTTCAGGGGCCCGGCTGACCGCGGAGTAG
- a CDS encoding mandelate racemase/muconate lactonizing enzyme family protein → MNRRLFLSAAAAGTAPLAAAAQTPTRKSGLKIKRVLYYGTGGDAALRKSKVPGLFNQSTNVVVIETDAGLTGIGEGGAKDTLEQCAAAIIGMDPFRIQEIWQILFRGYFYPAGREKLHALGAIDMALWDLKAKALGVPLHQLLGGLTREHIECYATAYPFKNSTKESAAACIKDGYRAYRIGPADGAPYDRFEMVNRTAQMCRDAREGAGKDGGWAVDFHTRFDMNDAVRLSSLIEGLGAYFVEDLVRSEDPAVYKTLRGLVKVPIAVGEQFGSRWDMNELIEGHLIDYCRATVPNVGGITEFVKIAALCETHYVGLIPHFTGPISEAALVHLCGSFSGPALMEMIPRVAQTGTPYLPKAFDFRDGKLWPNDRPGLGVELDTKQLTLLTEVSEKAQPTPIYRRPDGSVTNW, encoded by the coding sequence ATGAATCGCAGATTATTCCTGAGTGCGGCAGCCGCCGGAACTGCGCCACTCGCCGCGGCCGCCCAGACGCCCACGCGCAAGTCCGGCCTGAAGATCAAGCGCGTGCTGTACTACGGAACGGGCGGCGACGCGGCGCTGCGGAAAAGTAAGGTGCCCGGCCTGTTCAACCAGAGCACCAACGTCGTGGTGATCGAGACCGACGCCGGCCTCACCGGCATTGGCGAAGGCGGCGCCAAGGACACGCTGGAACAGTGCGCGGCGGCCATCATCGGCATGGACCCGTTCCGCATTCAGGAGATCTGGCAGATTCTGTTCCGGGGTTACTTCTATCCGGCCGGCCGCGAAAAGCTGCACGCCCTGGGCGCCATCGACATGGCGTTGTGGGACCTCAAAGCCAAGGCGCTGGGCGTTCCGCTGCACCAGTTGCTGGGCGGCCTCACCCGCGAGCATATCGAGTGCTACGCAACGGCCTATCCCTTCAAGAACTCGACCAAGGAATCCGCCGCCGCCTGCATCAAGGACGGCTATCGCGCCTACCGCATAGGTCCGGCCGACGGCGCGCCGTACGACCGGTTTGAAATGGTGAACCGCACCGCGCAGATGTGCCGCGACGCGCGCGAAGGGGCAGGGAAGGATGGCGGTTGGGCGGTGGACTTCCACACCCGTTTCGACATGAATGACGCCGTGCGCTTGTCGAGCCTTATCGAAGGGCTGGGCGCCTACTTTGTCGAGGATCTCGTGCGCTCAGAGGATCCGGCCGTATACAAGACGCTGCGCGGTTTGGTGAAGGTGCCCATCGCGGTGGGCGAGCAGTTCGGCTCCCGCTGGGACATGAACGAGCTGATTGAAGGTCATCTCATCGACTACTGCCGGGCCACGGTGCCCAATGTCGGCGGCATTACTGAGTTCGTGAAGATCGCGGCGCTGTGCGAGACCCACTATGTGGGCCTGATCCCGCACTTCACGGGCCCCATCTCCGAGGCAGCGCTGGTTCACCTCTGCGGATCGTTCTCTGGTCCGGCTTTGATGGAGATGATCCCTCGTGTGGCCCAAACCGGGACGCCCTACCTGCCCAAGGCTTTCGATTTCCGCGATGGCAAGCTGTGGCCCAACGACCGGCCGGGCCTGGGCGTGGAACTCGACACCAAGCAACTCACGCTGCTCACCGAGGTCTCGGAGAAAGCACAGCCGACGCCGATCTACCGGCGGCCCGATGGGTCTGTGACGAACTGGTAG